The following proteins come from a genomic window of Sorghum bicolor cultivar BTx623 chromosome 3, Sorghum_bicolor_NCBIv3, whole genome shotgun sequence:
- the LOC8054921 gene encoding cytochrome P450 72A15 → MVLGALATAVASMQLQWSLLLIYGLLGGLLLWKAGRLLERLWCEPRRLERALRAQGLRGTSYRFLTGDLKEYRRFNKEAAASKPLPLRCHDIAGHVAPFVHGAVLEHGKTCFSWFGPIPRVTVTDPDLARDVMSNKFGHFEKPKFPALSKLFADGVANYEGEKWVKHRRILNPAFHLEKLKLMLPAFSACCEELVGRWVQSLGSDGSCELNVDPELQTLTGDVISRTAFGSSYLEGRKIFQLQAEQAERLMSIMDKFAVPGYMSLPTKNNRRMRQIKNEIESILLGLISKRMQAMKEGESAKDDLLGLLLESNMRETGENGQSSQGMTIEDVMEECKLFYFAGMETTSVLLTWTMILLSMHPEWQDRAREEVLALFGKNQPGYDGLSRLKTVTMILYEVLRLYPPAIAFSRKTYKEMVIGDVTYPAGVIVELPVMFIHHDADIWGSDVHEFRPERFAEGIAKASKDRLAFFPFGWGPRICIGQNFALLEAKMALSMILQRFQFELAPTYTHAPRQVIMLRPMHGAQIKLRAI, encoded by the exons ATGGTTCTTGGAGCGTTGGCGACTGCAGTCGCCTCGATGCAATTGCAATGGAGCCTCCTCCTCATCTACGGTCTCCTGGGCGGTCTGCTCCTGTGGAAGGCCGGCCGGCTGCTCGAGCGGCTGTGGTGCGAGCCGCGGCGGCTCGAGCGGGCGCTGCGCGCGCAGGGCCTCCGGGGCACCTCGTACCGCTTCCTCACCGGTGACCTCAAGGAGTACCGCCGGTTCAACAAGGAGGCCGCCGCGTCCAAGCCTTTGCCGCTGCGGTGCCACGACATCGCCGGCCATGTCGCGCCGTTTGTCCACGGCGCCGTCCTCGAACACGGCAAGACGTGCTTCTCGTGGTTCGGCCCGATCCCCAGAGTGACCGTCACCGACCCGGACCTCGCAAGGGACGTGATGTCCAACAAGTTTGGCCACTTCGAGAAGCCCAAGTTCCCGGCGTTGAGCAAGCTGTTCGCCGATGGCGTAGCCAACTACGAGGGCGAGAAGTGGGTCAAGCACAGGAGGATCCTCAACCCTGCGTTCCACCTCGAGAAGCTCAAG CTCATGCTGCCGGCGTTTTCTGCGTGTTGTGAAGAGCTTGTAGGCCGATGGGTTCAGTCACTTGGTTCTGACGGCTCGTGCGAGCTGAACGTGGACCCGGAACTTCAGACCCTCACCGGAGATGTCATCTCTCGCACCGCATTCGGCAGCAGCTACCTTgaagggagaaagattttccagCTACAGGCCGAGCAAGCAGAGCGCCTCATGTCCATCATGGACAAGTTTGCCGTTCCGGGATACAT GTCCTTGCCTACCAAAAACAACCGAAGGATGCGCCAAATTAAGAACGAGATCGAGTCAATTCTTCTGGGTCTAATTAGTAAAAGAATGCAAGCTATGAAAGAAGGTGAAAGCGCCAAAGATGACTTGCTGGGCTTACTGCTCGAGTCAAACATGAGAGAGACAGGCGAGAACGGCCAGTCCAGCCAAGGAATGACGATTGAAGATGTCATGGAGGAGTGTAAGCTGTTCTACTTTGCAGGAATGGAGACGACATCAGTGCTGCTTACATGGACGATGATCCTACTAAGCATGCACCCAGAATGGCAGGACCGTGCAAGGGAGGAAGTCCTTGCCCTGTTTGGGAAGAACCAACCGGGATACGACGGCCTCAGTCGCCTCAAAACA GTGACCATGATTCTCTACGAGGTTCTCCGGCTGTACCCGCCGGCCATCGCGTTCAGCAGGAAAACATACAAGGAGATGGTGATCGGGGATGTCACATACCCCGCCGGCGTGATCGTGGAGCTCCCCGTGATGTTCATCCACCACGACGCCGACATCTGGGGAAGCGATGTGCACGAGTTCAGGCCAGAGAGGTTCGCCGAGGGGATCGCCAAGGCGTCCAAGGATAGGCTAGCGTTCTTCCCGTTCGGCTGGGGGCCGCGGATTTGCATCGGCCAGAACTTTGCTCTTCTAGAGGCTAAGATGGCGCTGAGCATGATCCTGCAGCGCTTTCAGTTTGAGCTCGCGCCGACGTATACTCATGCGCCGCGCCAAGTCATAATGCTGCGCCCGATGCACGGTGCTCAGATCAAGCTCAGAGCAATATGA
- the LOC8054923 gene encoding cytochrome P450 72A14, which translates to MDDDVAAAAPPSPWSLLQGLLALLIVWGAYRAAQTFWLRPRRLDRALRAQGLTGTEYCFPAGDLKENARLNDEARSRPMPPCHDVVPRVMPHLFSTIKEHGNICVTWFGPIPRVVITEAELVRDILSNKFGHFEKFTNKRLGKLLALGLASYDGEKWAKHRRILNPAFHLEKLKRMLPEFSTCCTELIDRWENKIAGSDGSYELDIWPEFQNLTGDVISRTAFGSSFMEGRRIFQLQGEQAERLIKAFQYMYIPGFIFFPTQNNRRMKEINREIEGTLRGMIEKRERAIENGETSGNDLLGLLLQSNMDSGKGSLRMSTEDVIEECKLFYFAGMETTSVLLTWTLVILGMHPEWQDRAREEVLSVFGRDKQPNFDGLGRLKTVTMILYEVLRLYPPAVTLNRRTFKDMQIGGITYPAGVILELPIIAVHHNPHIWGKDAHEFKPERFAEGISKATKDQPAFFPFGWGPRICIGQNFALLEAKIALSMILQRFEFQLSPSYTHAPYTVITLHPQHGAPIIFKKI; encoded by the exons ATGGACGACGACGTTGCAGCAGCTGCGCCGCCATCGCCATGGAGCCTTCTCCAGGGGCTCCTCGCCCTGCTCATCGTGTGGGGAGCCTACCGTGCCGCGCAGACATTCTGGCTGCGGCCGCGGCGGCTCGACCGGGCGCTCCGGGCTCAGGGGCTCACCGGCACGGAGTACTGCTTCCCCGCCGGCGACCTGAAGGAGAACGCCAGGCTCAACGACGAGGCGCGGTCGAGGCCCATGCCGCCGTGCCACGACGTTGTTCCCCGCGTGATGCCGCATCTCTTCAGCACTATCAAGGAGCACG GGAACATTTGTGTCACCTGGTTCGGACCAATTCCCAGGGTGGTCATTACGGAGGCAGAGTTAGTCAGAGACATCCTATCAAACAAGTTTGGTCACTTTGAGAAGTTCACAAACAAGCGTCTGGGGAAATTGCTCGCCCTTGGACTTGCGAGTTACGATGGTGAGAAATGGGCAAAACACAGAAGGATCCTGAACCCCGCATTCCATCTTGAAAAGCTCAAG CGCATGCTGCCGGAGTTCTCGACGTGCTGTACCGAGCTTATAGATCGTTGGGAGAACAAGATCGCTGGTTCTGACGGATCATATGAACTGGATATCTGGCCGGAGTTTCAGAACCTCACAGGAGACGTGATCTCCCGCACAGCATTCGGCAGCAGCTTCATGGAAGGGCGAAGGATCTTCCAACTTCAGGGCGAGCAAGCAGAGCGGCTAATCAAGGCCTTCCAATATATGTACATCCCAGGCTTCAT ATTCTTCCCGACACAGAACAATCGGAGGATGAAAGAAATCAACAGAGAAATTGAAGGGACTCTAAGGGGCATGATTGAGAAGAGGGAGCGCGCAATCGAGAACGGTGAAACCAGCGGCAACGACTTGCTCGGCTTGCTGCTGCAGTCGAACATGGATAGCGGGAAAGGCAGCCTGAGAATGAGCACCGAGGACGTGATTGAGGAGTGCAAGCTCTTCTACTTCGCAGGGATGGAAACCACGTCGGTGTTGCTCACGTGGACGCTCGTCATTCTAGGCATGCACCCTGAGTGGCAGGACCGCGCGAGGGAGGAGGTCCTCAGCGTGTTCGGTAGGGACAAGCAGCCCAATTTTGATGGACTAGGTCGACTCAAAACG GTGACGATGATACTATATGAGGTGCTCAGGTTGTACCCACCGGCAGTGACCCTAAACCGAAGAACATTCAAAGACATGCAGATTGGAGGCATCACATACCCTGCAGGGGTAATCCTTGAGCTTCCCATAATCGCCGTCCACCACAATCCTCACATCTGGGGGAAGGACGCACATGAGTTCAAGCCAGAGAGGTTCGCTGAGGGGATCTCAAAGGCGACCAAGGACCAACCTGCGTTCTTCCCGTTCGGATGGGGGCCGCGGATCTGCATTGGGCAGAACTTTGCGTTGCTTGAGGCCAAGATAGCCTTGAGCATGATCCTCCAACGCTTTGAATTCCAACTGTCGCCTTCATACACGCATGCACCCTACACGGTCATTACGCTgcatcctcagcatggtgcgccaATTATATTCAAGAAGATCTGA